The following are encoded in a window of Scleropages formosus chromosome 7, fSclFor1.1, whole genome shotgun sequence genomic DNA:
- the znf592 gene encoding zinc finger protein 592 — MGDMKTPDFDDLLAAFDIPDATGLDAKEAIVESHDEAEGQPKSGVCMEDLSTHSCLPISDVPAVSVIVKNTSRQESCESNAERDGVHLGPLLQNGSAPDSHHMVYSSCGKPEATFANGDRLGNFSEIVISHRADKMPSFSQFSPISSPEPEDCPRNRVVGNLKQDDIPYLSSTSALGSADQSVLDSQGRLQGYSMFDKCHKSVAGNETVNNMERNAEFCRRESTCLEQPSGDADEFHVRKTSFFSSHTLILDDLQKKHLQEPKNFLSDSSMGLSCDGVKNSNSKLSSCLAALVALNAKKFSEDPKEELINSKDPLIDVKDSLKISPKVPKSPKSPRSPLEVVKRYVKPPDSPMSICSDSSGKASPSVTAGSPPVIPRVRIKTIKTSSGQIKRTVTSVLPDSELEELQSPAGSSPSQYTAVDEPSSKLSPVHLSHDAVAHVLENGSNKNADRHAARVMPSSTGSLVSSQGRAKKKGSAVRSASLHSTCSTDVRCVTEAQQQADSPQQTVGTQNTSFLPKAVHLANLNLVPHSVAASVTARCATQRQPQLSNTVVCSTVPLVHQVKGPEPRPCAAVPSTAVGTLNRLLNAANPVPTYVPNLNPPEHIQLSVPARGHRCLECGDSFSLEKSLSQHYSRRSVHIEVACTHCTKVLVFFNKCSLLAHARQHKSQGAVMQCTQFLMRPIAADQMFAPPLPGPSGTTQVVSVSAQSVRTPPQPPVMPLYPDKTLPHGMRCLECNKHVSDLQGLAGHYQRLSEDMEKWTCKVCMMMLPNKCSYKAHQRIHTHTSPYCCPECGALTRSMDIQRHVKENCLHYARKIGYKCSHCDMFQMSFRVQKSHIEEKHCEVFYKCSICPVAFKSSDGCLMHVKNKHNSKASPLMIYRCSCEMVFKRKQLLLQHFHQNGKKLTCCVFKCPECAVVFTQKQMLMQHFKGVHGGMFRTEGDDIHGATLMLNEPEAGSVSSRTDSANAKNPVTEGASRSRGLKNAGWTCGECLQWVPDRDAYVSHMKSNHSRSVKRYPCRQCERSFNSTMSLKRHIRNDHGTKRKMFTCWYCTDKAMTFTKHFMLKNHISLMHGIKNPDFSQMCKAPLPETSEASVEGSKAKRAAEEGLREASLEAPPAKRPALLFRCSKCGFTTEDGAVFQEHIPQHKSDDRTPQCLHCGLCFTSRLALSRHLLIVHKVKEPEESDEEPEELDEESPPLQDGAKEDASVAVGQSCCSREKASASLHCDTCSRAFDSESSYNSHMQAHSSCLTSGPEP; from the exons ATGGGTGACATGAAGACCCCAGATTTTGATGATCTCTTGGCTGCTTTTGACATCCCTGATGCCACTGGCTTGGATGCAAAGGAAGCCATCGTGGAGAGCCATGATGAAGCAGAAGGCCAGCCAAAGTCAGGGGTGTGCATGGAGGACCTTTCAACCCATAGCTGCCTGCCCATATCGGATGTTCCTGCTGTCAGTGTGATTGTGAAGAACACGAGCCGCCAGGAGTCATGTGAGTCCAATGCAGAAAGGGATGGGGTGCACCTTGGACCCCTGTTGCAGAATGGCTCTGCCCCAGATTCACACCACATGGTGTACAGTAGCTGTGGGAAACCCGAAGCCACTTTTGCGAATGGGGATCGTTTGGGCAACTTCTCAGAAATTGTGATATCCCACAGGGCTGACAAGATGCCGTCCTTTTCTCAGTTTAGCCCTATTTCAAGCCCAGAACCTGAAGACTGCCCAAGAAATAGGGTCGTTGGCAATCTGAAACAAGATGATATACCATATTTGTCTTCcacctctgcacttgggtccgcggACCAGTCCGTGTTGGACAGTCAAGGAAGGCTGCAAGGGTACAGCATGTTTGACAAGTGCCATAAATCTGTAGCTGGAAATGAAACTGTGAACAACATGGAGAGAAATGCTGAATTTTGCAGAAGAGAAAGTACCTGCCTAGAGCAACCTTCAGGAGACGCCGATGAATTCCATGtcagaaaaacaagttttttcaGTAGTCATACGCTAATTTTGGATGACCTTCAGAAGAAGCATCTTCAAGAACCAAAGAACTTCCTTTCAGACTCCAGTATGGGTTTATCCTGTGATGGTGTCAAAAATTCAAACTCCAAGCTGTCATCTTGCCTTGCGGCACTTGTGGCCTTGAATGCAAAGAAGTTCTCTGAGGATCCAAAAGAAGAACTGATAAACTCCAAAGATCCATTGATAGATGTGAAAGATAGCCTGAAGATCAGTCCAAAGGTGCCCAAGTCTCCAAAAAGCCCAAGGAGTCCACTGGAGGTTGTGAAGCGCTATGTCAAACCACCAGACAGTCCCATGAGTATCTGCAGTGACAGCAGCGGCAAAGCATCTCCCTCAGTAACCGCAGGATCACCCCCAGTCATTCCCAGAGTCAGGATAAAGACCATTAAAACATCATCTGGGCAAATTAAGCGAACTGTTACGAGTGTGTTACCTGATTCAGAGCTGGAGGAACTTCAGTCTCCCGCAGGGTCATCCCCATCACAGTACACCGCTGTTGACGAGCCATCATCCAAGCTATCCCCTGTGCACCTTTCCCATGATGCAGTAGCTCATGTCCTTGAAAATGGAAGTAACAAAAATGCTGATAGACATGCAGCACGTGTAATGCCTTCATCAACCGGCAGCCTTGTTTCGTCACAGGGACGCGCTAAGAAAAAGGGCAGCGCCGTACGTTCAGCATCGCTCCACAGTACATGCAGCACAGACGTGAGGTGCGTAACCGAGGCTCAGCAGCAGGCAGATTCACCTCAGCAAACAGTTGGAACTCAAAACACCAGCTTTCTCCCCAAAGCTGTGCACTTGGCCAATCTGAATCTGGTCCCTCACAGTGTGGCTGCATCGGTCACAGCGAGATGTGCGACTCAGCGCCAGCCGCAGCTCTCCAACACTGTGGTATGCAGCACAGTCCCGCTCGTGCACCAAGTGAAAGGCCCTGAACCCAGACCATGTGCTGCTGTGCCCAGCACTGCGGTTGGCACCTTGAACAGACTGCTCAATGCTGCTAACCCTGTACCAACATATGTGCCCAACCTAAACCCACCAGAGCACATCCAGCTCAGTGTCCCTGCACGTGGGCACCGGTGCCTGGAGTGTGGAGACTCCTTCAGTCTAGAGAAGAGCTTGTCTCagcactacagccggaggagTGTGCACATTGAGGTGGCGTGCACTCACTGCACAAAGGTTCTCGTATTTTTCAACAAGTGCAGCTTATTGGCCCATGCGCGACAGCACAAAAGCCAGGGTGCAGTCATGCAGTGCACACAGTTCCTCATGAGACCTATTGCTGCTGATCAGATGTTTGCTCCACCCTTGCCTGGGCCCTCAGGGACGACTCAGGTTGTCTCTGTGTCGGCACAGTCAGTGAGAACACCACCCCAACCGCCAGTTATGCCTTTGTATCCGGACAAGACTTTACCACATGGAATGAGGTGTCTGGAGTGTAACAAGCATGTGTCAGATTTGCAGGGGCTGGCAGGTCACTACCAGAGACTTTCTGAAGACATGGAAAAATGG accTGCAAGGTTTGCATGATGATGCTGCCCAACAAATGCAGCTACAAGGCCCACCAGcggatccacacacacacatctccatACTGCTGCCCTGAGTGTGGGGCACTTACCCGCTCCATGGACATCCAGAGACATGTTAAGGAGAACTGCCTTCACTATGCACGCAAGATTGGCTATAA GTGTTCACACTGTGATATGTTCCAAATGTCCTTTCGTGTTCAAAAGAGTCACATTGAGGAGAAGCATTGTGAGGTCTTCTATAAGTGCTCCATCTGTCCAGTTGCCTTCAAGTCTTCGGATGGTTGTCTAATGCATGTCAAAAACAAGCACAACAGTAAAGCATCTCCACT GATGATCTATAGGTGTTCCTGTGAAATGGTTTTTAAGAGAAAACAGCTTTTACTTCAGCACTTCCATCAGAATGGCAAAAAGCTCACCTGCTGCGTGTTCAAGTGCCCAGAATGTGCAGTGGTCTTCACTCAAAAACAGATGTTGATGCAGCATTTCAAG GGTGTCCATGGAGGGATGTTCCGAACAGAGGGCGATGACATTCATGGTGCAACATTGATGTTAAATGAGCCAGAGGCTGGCAGTGTGTCGAGTCGTACAGATTCAGCCAACGCAAAGAATCCAGTAACCGAAGGTGCTAGCAGATCGCGTGGCCTCAAAAACGCAGGTTGGACCTGTGGGGAGTGTCTGCAATGGGTACCTGACAGAGATGCCTATGTTTCACACATGAAGAGCAACCATAGCAGG TCAGTGAAGAGGTATCCCTGTCGGCAGTGTGAGCGGTCCTTCAATTCTACTATGAGTCTTAAGCGACACATCCGCAATGACCATGgcacaaagaggaaaatgttCACGTGCTG GTACTGCACAGATAAGGCAATGACCTTCACCAAACACTTCATGCTGAAGAACCACATCAGCTTGATGCATGGCATTAAGAATCCAGATTTCAGCCAGATGTGCAAGGCACCTCTTCCAGAGACCAGTGAAGCCTCGGTAGAG GGGTCCAAAGCAAAGAGGGCAGCTGAGGAAGGCCTGAGAGAGGCATCGCTGGAGGCCCCGCCCGCAAAGAGGCCTGCACTACTTTTTCGCTGTTCCAAGTGTGGCTTCACCACAGAAGATGGGGCAGTCTTCCAGGAGCACATACCTCAGCACAAGTCTGATGATCGAACCCCCCAGTGCCTGCACTGTGGCCTATGCTTCACATCCCGCCTGGCCCTCAGCCGCCACCTGCTCATTGTCCATAAAGTAAAGGAGCCAGAGGAGTCAGATGAGGAGCCAGAAGAGTTGGACGAAGAGTCACCACCTTTACAGGATGGCGCGAAAGAGGATGCTTCTGTGGCTGTAGGACAGAGCTGTTGCTCCAGGGAAAAAGCTTCTGCCAGCCTGCACTGTGACACATGCAGTAGGGCCTTTGACAGTGAGTCATCGTATAATTCCCACATGCAGGCTCACTCATCCTGTCTGACATCAGGCCCAGAACCGTAA